A single Epinephelus fuscoguttatus linkage group LG13, E.fuscoguttatus.final_Chr_v1 DNA region contains:
- the dbr1 gene encoding lariat debranching enzyme, with amino-acid sequence MKIAVEGCCHGELDKIYETIGYLEKKEGVKVDLLLCCGDFQAVRNEGDMKCMAVPAKYRTMQTFYKYYSGEKKAPVLTIFIGGNHEASNHLQELPYGGWVAPNIYYLGYAGVVRYKGIRIGGLSGIFKSRDYRRGHHEFPPYNPDTLRSVYHIRNIEVFKLKQIQMPIDIFMSHDWPRGIYHYGSTGELLRKKKFLRQEVESNTLGSPAAEELLAYLQPSYWFSAHLHVKFAAVMQHPPKGNAAPRLTKFLSLDKCLPYREFLQIVDVPDRPGSSEGLEYDPEWLAILKATNSLQRTTPNPWNPPENNGLHERWDFRPSEVAMMQVVEDLNGDLAIPDNFSQTVTPYDPNRPQPHAAPSCSTNPQTTELCATLGLTDLYAYAGQGGGDLGRIQGSTGGEEDDEDGNSVGSADEPSEYPTDTSGLSNSFNPDEITIEDEWEEEEGNEEAEDRSNSEAAVKGAQLSDVPVGEVHTPSRMVLPPPKSDASPNLLSKLMNLPPPSHSTPATVRTNSGAEREEHCEDDVEDASAVRVPKRTSDEAEAPGSRGPTPRIKRRNQVIYTAVEDDESEG; translated from the exons ATGAAGATTGCAGTGGAGGGCTGTTGCCATGGCGAGCTAGACAAGATCTACGAGACAATCGGCTATTTGGAGAAGAAGGAAGGGGTGAAAGTGgacctgctgctctgctgcgGAGACTTCCAAGCAGTGCGAAATGAGGGAGACATGAAGTGCATGGCAGTACCTGCCAAGTACAGGACGATGCAGACCTTTTACAA ATACTATTCTGGAGAGAAGAAGGCTCCGGTCCTGACCATCTTCATCGGAGGGAACCATGAGGCTTCCAACCACCTGCAGGAGCTGCCATATGGCGGCTGGGTGGCGCCCAACATCTATTACCTGG GTTATGCTGGTGTTGTCCGCTACAAAGGGATCAGAATTGGCGGCTTGTCTGGAATCTTCAAGTCCCGCGACTACAGAAGGG GTCACCATGAATTCCCTCCATACAATCCTGATACACTTCGAAGTGTTTACCACATCCGAAATATTGAGGTTTTCAAATTGAAACAG ATCCAGATGCCTATCGACATTTTTATGAGCCACGACTGGCCTCGTGGAATCTACCACTATGGCAGTACGGGCGAGTTGTTGCGAAAGAAGAAGTTTCTGCGTCAGGAGGTGGAGTCCAACACTCTGGGCAGTCCTGCTGCAGAGGAGCTCCTAGCTTACCTCCAGCCCAGCTACTGGTTCTCTGCTCATCTGCATGTCAAATTTGCTGCTGTTATGCAGCATCCG CCCAAAGGTAACGCTGCCCCACGTCTGACCAAATTCCTGTCGCTGGATAAATGTCTGCCCTACAGGGAATTCTTACAG ATTGTGGATGTGCCAGACAGACCGGGTTCATCTGAGGGTCTTGAGTATGATCCAGAGTGGCTTGCTATTCTGAAGGCCACCAACAGTCTGCAGAGGACCACTCCTAACCCCTGGAACCCCCCAGAGAATAATGGCCTGCATGAACG GTGGGACTTCAGACCCTCAGAGGTGGCCATGATGCAGGTAGTGGAGGATCTCAACGGTGACCTCGCCATTCCAGACAACTTCAGCCAGACTGTGACACCGTATGACCCCAACAGGCCTCAGCCCCACGCCGCTCCCAGCTGCAGCACCAACCCTCAGACCACTGAGCTCTGTGCCACGTTAGGTCTCACAGACCTCTACGCCTACGCCGGGCAGGGAGGCGGTGATCTGGGGAGAATTCAGGGCAGtactggaggagaggaggatgatgaagatggAAATAGTGTGGGAAGTGCAGATGAGCCCAGCGAGTACCCGACCGACACCTCAGGATTGTCCAATTCATTTAACCCTGATGAGATCACAATAGAGGATgagtgggaggaagaggagggaaacGAGGAGGCTGAGGACAGGTCTAACTCAGAGGCAGCAGTAAAGGGAGCTCAGCTCTCTGATGTACCTGTAGGTGAAGTCCACACCCCCAGCCGCATGGTTCTGCCTCCGCCCAAATCTGACGCCTCCCCCAATCTACTGTCCAAACTGATGAACCTGCCGCCTCCCTCTCACTCTACGCCAGCAACAGTCCGCACTAACTCTGGAGCAGAAAGGGAAGAACACTGTGAGGATGATGTTGAAGATGCTTCAGCTGTACGTGTCCCAAAACGTACCAGTGACGAGGCCGAGGCTCCTGGCAGCAGAGGCCCGACTCCGAGAATCAAACGCAGGAACCAGGTCATCTATACGGCAGTGGAGGATGACGAGAGTGAGGGTTAG